In the Brachionichthys hirsutus isolate HB-005 chromosome 1, CSIRO-AGI_Bhir_v1, whole genome shotgun sequence genome, ACACATTTCCtccccatcctcatcctcggagtcatcctctgcctcctctgtatcctcttcctcttcactgctgttgccctcttcctcatcactgcCATCCTAAACAAAAATGAACCGTTAGAATGATTTTCAGAGTCATTAAATTGTGCAAGCTTCCACAACCATCCCGGGTGATCTATTTGAACGTTTCACCTCTTCGTCactgccttcctcctcttctccctcctcagACTCCTCGCTGTCTTCAAAGAACCTGGACTTGGAATCTACCGCAGCCTTGGAtgacagagaggagcaggagggaccTGCATCTCCTTCCACCTTACCTGCTTTGCCTTCTCCTTTGCCGCTTTCGGACGCCCCACCCTCTCCTGCCATCGAGAAGAAACGAGGGAAAGAAGGCGATGATGAAGAACAGAGCTCACAAATATGTGGAAGGTAGCAGTGATGCACCTAAAAGCTGCATCAGACAGAAGATTATGATAAAACAGCGACtcctgtctccgtctctgtaCCTGAACCGCTGCCTTCACCTCCTGCCCTTCTGCAGGATCTCAGTTTAGAAGTacattctgctgctcctccgtccTTCACCTCTCCATTTATGCTGTCTTTCTCCTGTTCTCCTCCGCCTCCCAAAGCGTCGGGCTGAGAGCCGGCTGCCTTCTTAGCAGCCACACTGAGAATAAAACGCAAGAAGGACATAAAAGGAGAGTCGGCCACACCCGTCTCACACAACAACCACGTAACACCGAGCATAAAACGTCATCTTCTACAGACCTGTTCAGTTTGAACTGCTTAATAAAAGGGTGCCATATAACGTAAATATCAAATGGGTTAGGGTTCTCACCCTGGTCTACTGGAAGCAATGGCCAGTAGACCAGGACTGCTCAAAGCATCCGCACGTTTCCGTAAAAGAAAAACCCTTAAGAGAATGGTAAAGTCGTAATTCCTTGGACTCTTCATAGCTAAAACACGTCCTTGTATGAAAACCGTTACGCTACCTGATGGCCGCTGCATGCTTAACGGCGTTGCTGTTCTGGCCGTAGCGTACCAGCAGCTCCTCGATGGTCATTGTGGCTTCCTCGTGGAGCAGAGCGGCCTCCTCAGTTTCCACTGAGAGGAGGACAAAAACGTGAAATCACCGTTATTGAAAGTACCGGCAATACATCAATGCCTTTTCATAAAAAGCACAAGAATCAGAATCGATTGTAATTTGCCATCGTCACTGAAAGGAGTCACAAACTAGGAATTTTCCTTGACGCAATCGTGCGACATGGAACGTACAATAATAGATCTCAGTTATGATTCCTGCGTGCTCTTTAAAGGTTATAGGCAGCTTTCGCCTGGTTTATTGCATTATACTAAACATCGTCTCTAACTAATATTGTCGCACTTGCTTTCAAACACTGAATTTCCGAGGCGTACTCACAATCATCCTCCTCTGCCACTTTTTCAGACGGCGGTTCCTCAGTGGGCCGTCCGGCGATTTGGATTAACTCTTTGACGACTTCCTCTGTGGTGATCCTGCTGTCAATAGCCAAGAATGCATCCTCGAGAGCCTGGAAACAACACGCATGTCATTGcattgttctccccccccccccccccattcacctGGAGGAGCAGCACGACTTCCTGCCACGAACACCTTCCCCAAACCAAAGACGGATAAATCCACCAACTCCAAAATACAAATCAAGGCCCAAACAGTTGTAGTTTTCAAACGTGTCGGCACGCCGCCTGCTGCAGCCCGACATGGTACCAGTGGTGAAGCTGTTAATAGCTCCCCCGCCACCGAGGGCAGGAAGGCCAGCACTGCCCAAAGCACAAGACATTCTTTGACCCACTTCGGCTCCTCCGGTTATCCAGACAGATAAAAGTATGATTTTGTGTAAAAGTATATAAAAATGTTCAATGAATCACACCATgaagcacaaataaaatcaaagtcATATCGACACTCTGTAGCCGGGGTGATGAAATATAATAAGACATTCGATAGTCTACCCACCTGACCTATTCATTGTTTTCTTGGATAGTTTGCACCCTTCTAATTTTATGTCTGGTTCTGAAGACTGTTAAACGGACACTTGGAGACTTTGCATACGGGAGTCAGGATTGTTCTGAGAGAATATCGTCAGAAGGTGTGAAAGTAAAACCTTCTTCATTACGAAACGCTGAACAGATTCCCCCCCGGCCCAGTTAGTAATATAATTTACCATGACGAGTTTATGCTCACTCCAACAACCggtttactaaaaaaaaaaactcgttTGGTTCCAGTCTTATCCGACTCTCCACATTTCTCTTGATGCTGCATCCCCTCATTTGTAGATTTGCTGAATCGCAACTGGCGGTGTCGATTCAAAAAGGGTACGCCAccgaatactgcgtactgcagTGTTTTCAGGTGTGAGGATTGATTCTCATTTCTCACAACAAACATGGCTTCGGGCTCTGGCATACTCCATTAATCAAGGGAACTTGTTTCATAGTACAATCTTATGCTCAGTCATGGTAGCCCAGAGATCATGTCGTGACTTCCATAGCCTCTCACCTTTTGCAGTTTGCCATCTTTGTAGGTTTTCTGCTCCTTGATAATGTCAGGAAGATACTTTGAACAGTAAAGTGCAACCTCTTCACCTAAATGGGAACAGCAGGTAACAGTTTTCAGGATCGGTATGCGTACATTTCCTTTATCAGGATTAAGAAGCGATTTTTCTGAAAAGTCACAAAATCCTGCCAAGTCAGCAGTTAAATACTGTAAATGGCACAATCTAGGCAGCAAAAAGAAAGCGTCTTACCTCCATGTCCATCGTACACGGCAAACATGGCCGTCTCCTCATCAAACTCGAGGAGACAATTGTGAGCGTCCTGCGACACAGCAAACGCGAAATACACGTTGGATAAACAACGACGCGCATTTTGACAGTTTAGAATCTGATGCAAACGATGAAATCAAAATGATCTCCGTTTTAAAAACGCAACCTGCAGCTCTCTTCGTTTTGTGGAATAGTTTTTTGTTATTTAATGAGAACTGTCCCACGTCTCGTGTCTCCGTCCTGGTGATAGATCAATACTTGACTGATAAGTACATGATTTGTCAACGTTCCTGATAAACAATTTAACGAAACAGAGACACGTCTATAGACCGAAGCAATGACCTTCACGTGCAAGTACATAAAGTACAAGCTGCAGAGCTCAAACGCATACTCTCGAAAGTAGTGGGAGATCGATTTAAATTCGCTGTGTAGGAAAGAGAGCGGCGACATGCGTGCGTTCCGCCCTCACCTCCATGGAGACACGCCAGCCTTGCATCGCAGAGAAGCCGTAGCTCATGCTGCTGTTGCCGCCATCAGAAGAGGACTTGGTGATGTTGGGCTGTGACAGATAAACCCCCATGGTAGCCGGTTCCAATGGCGTCACACCTGAACAGACGAGCCGAGACACAGCGGCAACGTTTCAGACAAAAACTCGCGCAAAACGCGGCATTTAATAGACAGGAAAAGGCTGTTACCACTTAAGGCTGTTGTTAGCAAGCTAGCGTTAGCAACAGCACgacaacaaaaaggaaaaagtagACGTATCGGCTAGCTAACATCACCATGCTAACAAGCAAACCCGGCTAAACTTTCAGCCACACAAGCTGCTGCGCagttctaaaaataaacacattaatcTACCTGTTCCGTTAGCTGATCTTTGAAAGAGGCCCCAAAAAGAGAGATCCGCATACAAAGGACTACACGTGCAGAAGAAAAAGCCGCTATCaacagagaaggaggagaagaagaagaagaagaagaagaagctgaagctggTGAGGAGGAAGTCAGCGTGCGCGCGCATGTCCCTTACGTTTGGACAGGGAGGGGTGTGTGACGTCATACCTCACGTAGtcggattttattttattttttgcctgtaAAATTTCGATATAATAAATCGTAGGTCTATTATTTTCAGATATAAgtaattaatataatatatgagTAATTTCTCCATTAGCAAGAGTTTAGCTAACCACAGACTTTCGAGGAAACCAGCGTAAAGAAGCTAATATGAGAGAAATATGATCTTATACTAGGTCTGGTCATTACGTATAACAGTGATAGATAGTGTGTgattcaaaaaataataataatgcttttgGATTCCGTAACAAAAgcagtttttttattattgtattacaCAGTAACTATTATTAATCATTTACTTAGTAACTTAAACTGTACACGATTACTTCTTCTTCCTACCGCGAAGACTCGCAGTTACAAGCCACCACCACTTGATGGCGGTAACGCGCCGTTATCGTTGTTTACCGACAGCCAATCCAGTCACAAGAAGAAAAGACGTCAGGCGGTTTCAAACAAACATGGCGCGGGAAACCCAGGGCTCCGCGGCTGCTCTCCGCGGAGAAGTCAGCGACGAGACGGACAgtttttctccttcttccttAAAGCTGTACGAGAGCCAGTTTTTTGGCTTCACCCCGCAGACGTGCATGTTGCGGGTCTACAGCGCCTTCCAGGACTGCCTGCGTGATGTCTTAAGCGTCGTGGAGAAGGTGTGCGTGAGGCAGCTCGGCGGGAGCGAGCGTGACGGCGCCGAGGAGCCGCTCCGGGCCGCGGCCAGAGGCTGCAGCCGGAAGCTGCAGCGGTTCATCGAGGACCGGTTCAAGCAGCTGTCGGCGCGGATGGAGGCGCTGCTGGTGACCCGCTGCCTCTCCGTGCCGCCCAACGTGCTGCTGCCCGAGGACGCGCCACACGCgggcggcagcggcagcgacGTGCAGGTGGGCGGAGGacgtgttgttattgttgttgggTCGTTCCTTAAAATAACTCTTAATATcttacttaaaataaatcacatgtttATAATGAAAGGCTTTTATTATAGATTGAGGTCTTCTTCATAACgttaacataaaataatgctTGTCATACCGgtaaatgtttgaaataaaatttTAATGACCTTTTTTAGGCACATAAATGCCATTTTATGATGTCCCCAAAgcaaatttacagtttcaatgagaaacatttgcaatataattataaataagaaCAAATATGTCTTCATTATTGTGTAGTTCAAGTTAAAAGCtgtttaattataaatatatataaatggatatattaatgttatttattatttttattgaatttattgagTGTCCCCGAAATTGCGTTCCACCCTGttagtttttggtttttagcCTTCCGAACGAAAGAAAACGACAATTCCCATGAACTAACATTCAGGAAGTGTAATCTCTCTTTAGGAGGGAAATACAAGCAGCAAAGTGAGGTGAGCATCAACGatctgttgcctttttttttttgccagttttATGTTGTTAATCTGTATGTCCTATTCTTGCATTTCCACCCTGTTAGTCTAAATTATGAAGAAAGTAAACCACAAACCAAAACATGTTTGGTCTATAGACTAAAGTACTGTTTAAGTCTGGAGAGACAGATAGATGAGGTTGCTCTTTCGTAGAGCAATGGCTAATTTAGTTAAAAGAATTCCACCAGGTACATAAACGCTCACAGTTCATTTCTCATAAAGCACCCGTACTAATTATACCAATACAAGTACCTGAAGGTTCAATATGTCGTTTAACTGATACAATGTTAAAAACGCAAAGGTTAGCGTACTGGAAAGTCACCAAAAGCCAGGAGTGACCCTGttattgaaaacatttaaactaaACAGTGTTTCTGTTCTGGTCCTTTTGCCTCCTCCAGGAGGTGCTGAGGCTGGAGTCCTCCCTTTCTGACCTCCAGAGCGCGCACGAAGCGGAGGTCTGTGCCAGGCAGGCCCTGCTGGCCGAGCTGCAGGAGCAAAAGGAGGTGCAGAAGCAGCTGGATGGGATCCTGAACTGGGTCGTCCAGCTGCAGACGGCCTGGGCGAGGGAAGGTGGGAGCCTCCAGCTGGTGATGGAGTCTGtacagaagctgcaggaggcaATCAGGGAGGTCTGCGACAAGACGCCTCGCTGAAGGGAACTCGTTGTTGAAGGATTTCATAGAGACGTCGTGCAGAAAGGAGGTGCAGAAGATGTCGGCAGCATCAAGGCGGAGAAGCAGTCACTGCATGTTCAgcagtttgttgttgttccgTTGTTTGTCGATAATAAATCACCAATTAGATAATTCTACAAGGTATGTAAATATTGGAAAAACTACATGCAATATTGTAACCCCTGGATGTGAATATCTACATAAATTAAACTTAAGATCATTGTTATGATGCAATGTATCAATTCACATCAGTCAAGTTTAcctttcctaaaaataaaacaagttggAGGGAAATATAAATTTCCTTttcaacaaatgtttttttcattcagGTGGTTCCTGTCAAAAACGTCACTTCTAAACTCAACGCGTCTCATTTCTCTAACTTGAATGGGCGGGGCTGTATCCTGCCGTTCATGTCGTCATGGTGGtcgccagcagagggcagtatTTCACTCGGAAGCGTGAGCTTGTTTACATGATTCATGCGCGCTGACTCGATGGTGTTTGGTAGTTTTAGTATAGATTATAGCACTGGTGAATCATTGTATGATACCTTATTTAGCCCACAGTCACTTAAAACAAAGTTTTCCCCCTGGGGGTGTCTTGGTTCATGTCCAGTCAGTGTCAGGTGGGACAGGTGTGAGTAAGGGCAGTGTGTTGTTTCCaacagcagggggcagtgtcTGCTCTTAAATCGTTCACTGTAAAATAGAATTCATACCTGCAGGCAGAACAAATATATCAAGTAAAGTGATGGATAGAAGTTTTTTTGACTATCTGTATATTATTGTTGCTAATAATTTTTATTGCTATGTGTATATTCTGAAATAAAAAGTACATGAATTTGAATATGATATTCTCAgttcaaataattaaaaaagtgACAGTCTTACTTTTCATTTGTATCCGCTAATGACAGAAGCAATGGTGTGATTCTTGCTGCTACATGGATTGGattggatgccccccccccccccccccaccctttaaTCAATTTAACCAATTGTCTTGTGCAGTGTGTTACTTAGATTACCTTACCAATTTAAAATGGCGTCTTTCAAATCTAtttgtatttacagtattttgaTAGAGACACTCAACGGTAACGACACCAGAATGACTTGTGAGTTAATAATGCGACATCTCCACACGGAATAATAAAGAGAGGCGACCTTTCACCTTTAAttgttgaaatgtaatttaatttatctGTCCAGACTCAGAGGGGAAGTgaaaacagacttttttttctttctcttatCAATAAAAACTTTAAATCATTCACAGATAATCAGAAATTGAATTATATTCATCATTGTAATTATAAAACATAATGTGAGGTTGTCAGTTGAGCTGTGATTCTTATCTGACTCGCTCATCAATTGCAAGTGAAAGGACACAAAAGCTCCAAACTCCACAGTCGGTGTTTGTTTCCAGCATTTGTGCTCTCTTGGACGAGAGCGActacaacgtgtgtgtgtttcctgcctGTGGTGACAGAAATGATCGGCCCAGATGGAGAGCTGTGAGTTTGTTCCAGTTTCTAATTCCCGGGCATAAAGATCTTAAAGTCTGTTCCGGCATTTTGCTTAGggcaaatgttttgtttgtttaacaataaaaatgacaaaaatggtTCAGATTAAGGGATCAGGGATCGACTGTTGCTCAAAAACAAAATTTAAGTCAGTGTCTCCTtaagttttaaaatgtgttttttgggaGAACAAGGCGTTACTCGTCTGTTATTGTTTCTATGATAGAGATGCATCTCCCAAATACTCTGAATATATAATTTTGGTAACCTGCACTTATCTCTGGGAGAGAGTGACAAAACACAGCTgtccttttttttacttctgcttCCGTGTGAAGGAACAATAAATTCTTAGCTCTACCCCCTACTGTGTGTCAGTTATACCTCTAAAGCCTGTAAAAGATGTCAAACGAGGACCCCGGCtggatgcagcagctgctgctgcgcaCGCTGCGTATACCTGGATCCTGTGTCTGAGAGGAAgtacaggaaaaacaaaaggatgtATCTGATGTGTAAGTGTAACCACAGAAGTGTCGGCCGGTGCGTTTAAAGTCTTTGTGTTGAAGGGGAGAGGAATCAAAAGACGCTTGTCTTCATTTGACACCGGGTTTCCAAGTGTTCACACCGCTGTCCGAAACCTCTTTGGCCCCCCCGAGCCTCATCGCGGAGGCTGCGTTCACGTGAAAGCCACGTCCATCGGCAGAAAAGAACTGCAAATAGCCGGAGTCCTTTTGAGTCCTTTACGTCATCGTCGTCCAACAGCTAAGTGCCCATTTGTTTATTAAAGGACTGAAGTGTTGATCAGTATATACGCCAAcgcgtcagtgtgtgtgtgtgtgtgtgtgtgtgtgtgtgtgtgtgtgtgtacctgttgGAATCTGTaactgtgttgtgtgagtgtgtgtgtgagagagtgagtgaAGACAGCATATGGACAGTGCCCTCCCTTCCTGTTGGGAGGGGAGCGACGAGGCTCCCTGTGAACCGCAGCTTGACTTCTGACCTCTtaggatcacacacacacacacacacacacaaagagagggagagacacgtAAAGACGGATACCTATGGATAGGCAGCCATACATTCACACCAGCCAGCTGTCCTGCACGGAGGTggaaaggagagcgaggaggtgAGCGGATGGCTTCATCAGGCGCTGGGAGGGAGTCTGGAATTCACTTAgacctttttttaaacccaTGTGTCACCCAGCAgggaaaaacaacacaaagcacGCCGACCCCCGACTCAAAACCTGCCTTCTAAATGGAGATCCGAGTGAcgtcactcccccccccccctcgtatcaaacagctgcaggagatCACCAGAGTGCTGGCTGTTAGCGAAGCGAACATCTAAGATCGGACACCAAAGTAGTTCCTCGTTTATTCCTCTATTCTGAAATGCCTTGAGTCACACACTGGTATCATCTCTATCATCTCTGTCTTCTTGTCTCCGCCCCTTCagaggagcagagccagacTGTCATGTGTTTAGAGACGGAGTGGCATTCAGGAACGAGGCCAGCGAAGCCATGATGGTGACAAAACGGAGGCAGCGTGGCAAAGCTGgaacgtgcgtgtgcgtgtgtgtgtgtgtgtgtgtgtgttggttagCGTCTGTGGAACTTGAGTTTGCAGAGGTCAGAGCAGGAGAAACAAACCACACACTCACATTGGACCTTTCTTCTCACACTCTCTCTGGAGTTTCTGACGGGGCGGAGCTAACCCGGACGTAGACGTCACTAGAAAGGCTCACGTTGTAGCTCGGGGATGATTCTGGACCACGGGTTCAGCAGCGTGTGGTAAAATCTGGTGAAACGCATCTCCTCTCTTCCTTGAGACGCATAACCTTTATTCGTTTTTTAAATGTACACTTTAACAGTAGAAGAAACGCTGGTCAACACTTTCTAACCAattaaattgtttgtttttataggaCAGGCTTAGAATCTGTCCCTCACACCGCTAACACGCTACGCTGTGCCGTCTTTAGCCTCAGTaactctgtttctctctccctcgcctCCCTTCCACGTCTAGCAGACGGAGGGCGGATGCTTCCCCTCCCCACaaagtcacttcctgtctcttggAATCCTTTTCCTGTTCACAGCTAATACAACGGCACCACGAGTATTCCTTAGGAGcccctctatctctctctcactcacacacacacataacacacacgcacacacacacacactcacacacagaaaggtgTTGGTTGATCGAGtgactttgtgtgtgatttgttaTCCTTTGACTCGTCTGTCGGGAGCCGCATCCTCTCCCGTGTTTTAAAcctgtcttcttgtcccatcGTTCATACGGctccttttgtttgtctgaaaaATAATATAGGTTCTTGGCAGGAAACAGGCATGGCTTCCCGTGGTGTTAAcatgcactaacacacacacacacacacacacacacacacataacacacacacactcacttccTTCCATCGTGCTCCTTATTATCTCTCCAGCTCGCTCCCACGTCTCTCTGCTACTCTTTGGTGTTCTTATTCTTTCAGGTGCCCTTCCCTTCTTCGCTCCTCTCCTGCAATCAGACACTCACATGATCTAtattttcaaatttcagtgctACATGTCTGAGAGTTGTTCGTTGGTCTCatgcagggacagacaggaaatTCATGTTGAAAATTACAATCTATTTGAAGATTCATGTACCTCCAGATTAGTTTTCCCCCTGCtacagcgctctctctctctctctctctctctctctctctctctgatcacACATACAGTTGAACCAACTCCAGCCAACATGAAGAACATAGCAGTATCAGTTGTGAAGGAAACGCACCCTACAGGAGGGTCTGTTTGGTCTTCTGTTGGCTCATTGTCGGTCCAGCCTCCTCTCTCCCATCTGCTACTGCTCATTAGCATGGAAACAGGCCTAGGCGCGttttcacacatacacacactggCCATTAATCAAGAAGTCAGACCAGGGTCCAttcccacacatacacacagcacTGATGAACACAAAGACCGTGCAGACACAGAGTCTGATCACAGAAACGTCCCAGAGCTCACTGGCATAGATCTCCAGCAGCATCTCAGCGGATCAGACACTGCTAACCAGATTTCTGTCTATGAAATCTGGTAATGTCACAATTTGATTTTACTTGAAGTAGCAGCTAGTCCCTCGTGGCACAAGAGGAGCTGTTTCTTTGTGGGATGAATTAACAAGTACTACTGTGTGTATTTCTTATCTAATTCGTCTGGACGCCATGAATGGCCACATGGAAGAGAACAGTCTATTCCCATGAATTGACTATCTTGTGTAAAAGTGAGTGTAAATTCAGGCCACTAAACTATGTTGTGGGCAGTGAAGACGTCAAATCGCCTCTACATTTGGAAGCCATCTGTGAATTTGACGTGAAAATTACACGAGGGAGATAGAAAAGCAGGGAGAAATGTCTAAACAAAACCAATGAGCAAAAAAACTGcaatgaaatattaataaaaaagaatgcCTTTTATTTAAAGAACGCTTTCCATGCATTATATACTTGATGAAAACACTAGAAAAGGATAAGAACATCATACTTTAAAATGCAAACTGAACGTGCTAAAAGATTTCTACAGATTACAAACAACACTTAAAGTGTGATTTACATAAATGTGGAGGAGGTAGGGTAGTcaaaatgcacaaataaaaaaatgtagaTGTAGTAAAATCAGTGCAAAATGTTGCTAACTCATTTAAAAGCCTCAAAATCTTTGTGATCTTTGAGGAAATGTGTGACATTCTTAATGAAAAGCAGCACAGACGATCGGTTCAGAACTTCAGATCCTAAACACTGTATTAGGAACAACATATAGTCATGAAGAAACTGTAAAACGACTTGGATCAATCGTtctgtggtgtaaaaaaaaagtgctaaaGAGTTTCCTTGGTTGTCATGTTAACAGTG is a window encoding:
- the ppm1g gene encoding protein phosphatase 1G is translated as MGVYLSQPNITKSSSDGGNSSMSYGFSAMQGWRVSMEDAHNCLLEFDEETAMFAVYDGHGGEEVALYCSKYLPDIIKEQKTYKDGKLQKALEDAFLAIDSRITTEEVVKELIQIAGRPTEEPPSEKVAEEDDLETEEAALLHEEATMTIEELLVRYGQNSNAVKHAAAISVAAKKAAGSQPDALGGGGEQEKDSINGEVKDGGAAECTSKLRSCRRAGGEGSGSGTETETGGGASESGKGEGKAGKVEGDAGPSCSSLSSKAAVDSKSRFFEDSEESEEGEEEEGSDEEDGSDEEEGNSSEEEEDTEEAEDDSEDEDGEEMCLPGMDGKEEPGSDSGTTAVVALIRGKQLIVANAGDSRCVVSERGKAVDMSYDHKPEDEVELSRIKNAGGKVTMDGRVNGGLNLSRAVGDHFYKRNKALPPEDQMITAMPDVKVLTLNEDHDFMVIACDGIWNVLSSQEAVDFVSERIKPDQSGTIRTLSSIVDELLDHCLAPDTSGDGTGCDNMTCVIITLRPHPSPAHSDGAVKRKHQEEAEGTQLEENRNDSKKAKSD
- the mis12 gene encoding protein MIS12 homolog; the encoded protein is MARETQGSAAALRGEVSDETDSFSPSSLKLYESQFFGFTPQTCMLRVYSAFQDCLRDVLSVVEKVCVRQLGGSERDGAEEPLRAAARGCSRKLQRFIEDRFKQLSARMEALLVTRCLSVPPNVLLPEDAPHAGGSGSDVQEVLRLESSLSDLQSAHEAEVCARQALLAELQEQKEVQKQLDGILNWVVQLQTAWAREGGSLQLVMESVQKLQEAIREVCDKTPR